Below is a genomic region from Cydia strobilella chromosome 24, ilCydStro3.1, whole genome shotgun sequence.
AGCGAAGTCCCTAGTTTGTGTTAAATGCTTCATAATGGCCAGGTTTTGGTGTGTCCTGGTGTGTGCCCTTAAGCTGGAGGCCTCGGTGAAGGTGTAGTGGCAGTAGAAGCAGATGTAGCGGTTGCCGCGCCAACGGAAGGGGAGGAGGGAGGAGTGGGTTAGGACGGAGTGGACGTAGCGACGGGCGGCTGCCTTTTGCCATTCGATTTGCGTTGGGACGCGGAGGTCGTGCTTCTTTGGATCTGTGGATTTAAGATAGATGCAAATGAGTTTTAGACAGAATTACAAAAAAGGGCAAGTATCAGAAGCACAGACTCAACTGAAATGTGATGAGTGTAAGATTTAAGATGCTATAGGAATTTGATAATCGAAAAAATTTTGTTATGTGCAGGAATCCTCTGacaacatatttttaattgtaagtgTTGATAATTAGCTTATATTCATGTCTCAATAGGTATCAGAACATACACGGTAACCTGTTCatatttcttgttacctgtttTTCCTGTATATCTGCCGACAAATGTAGATACTTAATCAATACGGATAAGTGTGGCCGCGGGATAACGGTGGCTGCCagcctgtttacacattaattagtttttattgagagttcatacatttgctacttgcgtttgCGTTAGGCGCAAGCAACGTACTGGGTGAGAGGTAAGAAGGTATAAAAAGAAACACAGTTAAATCTACAactgtttattaaaaatattttctactaAGTCCACGTATCATTATTACTGGAATAATGCACTCTCATATGCAGCTTGAGGCTCGTCCACTGCACGAACGACCTCCCACACTCCTTGCACTGATACCTCTTGTCGTTCGTATGTATCCTCCTGTGGTACTCCAAGGTCTTCTTTCTTTGAAAAGTTTTCTTGCAGAATTCACACTCAAACGGTCTAGAATCATCATGCTTCACCATATGCCGCTTCAAGAGATCTTTACTGAACACTTTGTGTCCACAAATTTCGCAGGCAatgtttctttctttcaaatgcACCTGTGATTTATGCTGAAGCAACTTGTTTTTCAACGAGAAAATCTTCTGACACTCGTCACATTTAAACTGCGCGCTTTTCACATCATGTACGAAAGCCAAATGACGTTTCTTCAAGTATTGGCTGCCTAGAACTTCTGGACATTTAGGACACTTGAATTTGGCTGGAGTATGGACTTTTTCGAAATGATAATTGAGTTTGTACTGTGAAGGGAATGTTTTATCACACTCTTTGCAGTTATAATTGCAATTGGACTTTTTGTTGTGTATTTTCCGATGGCTTTCCACGTtcgctttagctataaatcctTGCCCGCATATTTCACAAAGGAACGGCTCAGTTTTGGTGTGATATTTGTGTGTGTGAATTAAAAGAGGGCCGAAAAATCTAAAAGACATCCCACATTCAAGACAGGACATATCATTATCAGTAAGAATGAATGGATAGCAGCAATGTGAAGCCTCTTCATTTATTGTAAAACCATGTTGTTTAATATGGATGAAGAACTGTTGTAAGCTGCGCATAGGTTCGCTGCATTTCTTGCAAGCTAGCTCTGACACATCGAGTTTAATGCTCCTGCTTTTCGCAACAGTGGTTCTCAAGATAGTTTTGAGTTTGGCGTTCTCGTGTTCAGTCTTGGTGTGGTGCTTGAGAGCTGAAGAGTCGGTGAAGGGGCAGCCACAGTAGAAGCACAGGAAACCGTTGGCGTGCCATTTGAAGGGTATGACGGTGGAGTTCTCTATCATAATGGTGAGCAGTTTGGTCAGTTCCTCCCGTTTGCGGGCACCCAGGTCTGTGCTCTCTGAAATTAGATAAAATTCTTGTCACTTGGCTGTTGAGACCTGTACTAGCTTCCGACACTGTGTCGTTTTGCCTTTAATCTATGACAATCCCTAATAATTTGGTTcattatatcatagagtaacttatactagagcggtactgtcatagtaaattttgtaaccccagtaaattcactgccatctgtcgacacagtttaaaacaaaaaatgaagatttataaaaatacgatgaaatgtatttaaatatggataaatgattttttttatttgcattaattatttttatgattttgacccatgttctttcactgatatgcgttaaaattgttaaataacaaacgaaaccgtcaacgccatctatacgacagtaggccaaagctagtagcgccctctgaacgagaatcaaattttcttgattttcgaggcacgttttttccttagagtgtatccatctattacggagttatatctatctttgattatattaACTTGGAAGAGTAACGactatgtttataatattagcataAAATTTAATGGATAAAATTTTGTTTCTATTAATTTTTGAAGGATCATTTGGGGTAGCTGCTTCATAACGGCTAAAAAGGTACAGAATTTttcatgtttatattttttacacttaTAGTATAGACATTTAAAGACAAGAAATGATATTGTTATTAAACAACAAGTCTTAACTCATTTAATTGATACACGCACATCACTTCGACTGTTTCTTCCCAATCCCGTGATGCACCCGCACGTGCAGCTTCAAGCTGGTGGTCTGCACGAACGCCTCCCCGCACACTTGACACACGCACGTCTTGTCTCCCGTGTGTATCTTCGTGTGTAACACTAGGGCCTTTTTTCGAGGGAAC
It encodes:
- the LOC134752499 gene encoding zinc finger protein 420-like; protein product: MIENSTVIPFKWHANGFLCFYCGCPFTDSSALKHHTKTEHENAKLKTILRTTVAKSRSIKLDVSELACKKCSEPMRSLQQFFIHIKQHGFTINEEASHCCYPFILTDNDMSCLECGMSFRFFGPLLIHTHKYHTKTEPFLCEICGQGFIAKANVESHRKIHNKKSNCNYNCKECDKTFPSQYKLNYHFEKVHTPAKFKCPKCPEVLGSQYLKKRHLAFVHDVKSAQFKCDECQKIFSLKNKLLQHKSQVHLKERNIACEICGHKVFSKDLLKRHMVKHDDSRPFECEFCKKTFQRKKTLEYHRRIHTNDKRYQCKECGRSFVQWTSLKLHMRVHYSSNNDTWT